One window of the Hemitrygon akajei chromosome 5, sHemAka1.3, whole genome shotgun sequence genome contains the following:
- the mtrf1 gene encoding peptide chain release factor 1, mitochondrial isoform X4: MKASTDQELIPLLLEERQQLIKSIEVLQEKLLQTLVQRDEHDKNNVILEVTSGRTTGGDICQQFTREIFDMYKNYADYRNWNFEVLNYTPADYGGLHHASACVSGENVYRFLKHEGGTHRVQRIPEIGLSSRMQRIHTGTMTVIVLPKIDEVDIKIDVNDLRIDTFRARGAGGQHVNTTDSAVRIVHIPTRLTIECQQHRSQLENKKLAMDALKAKLHQKVADKELESKQSTRKLQVGTRAQSERIRTYNFTQDRVTDHRINYVLRDIKEVLCGGRQLDELINKLLESAEKEAVLELIKTSNKKATEGS; this comes from the exons ATGAAAGCCAGTACTGACCAAGAGCTGATACCATTGCTCCTTGAAGAACGTCAGCAACTCATCAAAAGCATTGAAGTGTTGCAAGAAAAG CTCCTTCAGACTCTGGTACAGAGGGATGAACACGACAAAAATAATGTGATTCTTGAGGTGACGTCTGGAAGAACAACAGGAG GTGATATTTGCCAGCAGTTTACAAGGGAAATATTTGATATGTACAAAAATTATGCAGATTACAggaactggaattttgaagtacTGAACTACACGCCTGCTGACTATG GAGGATTGCACCATGCTTCAGCGTGCGTTTCAGGGGAAAATGTGTATCGTTTCTTAAAACATGAAGGTGGGACCCACAGAGTTCAGAGGATTCCTGAAATAGGCCTATCATCACGGATGCAACGCATTCACACCGGCACCATGACTGTCATTGTTCTACCTAAGATTGATGAG GTAGACATTAAAATAGATGTCAATGATCTAAGGATCGATACATTTCGAGCCAGAGGAGCAGGGGGGCAGCATGTAAACACGACTGACAGTGCTGTGAGGATCGTCCATATTCCAACAA GATTAACAATAGAATGCCAACAGCACCGATCACAGTTAGAAAATAAAAAGTTGGCCATGGACGCATTGAAAGCAAAATTACACCAGAAGGTTGCGGACAAAGAACTGGAGAGCAAGCAAAGTACTCGGAAACTGCAG GTTGGAACAAGAGCCCAGTCAGAAAGAATTCGTACCTATAACTTCACTCAGGACAGGGTTACAGATCACCGAATCAACTATGTTTTGAGGGATATTAAG GAGGTGCTATGTGGTGGCAGACAGCTGGATGAACTGATTAATAAACTTCTGGAATCAGCAGAAAAGGAAGCTGTGCTGGAACTTATAAAAACAAGTAATAAAAAGGCTACAGAAGGCAGTTAA